One Parafrankia irregularis DNA window includes the following coding sequences:
- a CDS encoding ABC transporter ATP-binding protein: MTRPPAGGPRPMAGPARFMGGGGEKAGDFAASTRRLFGLLSRQRGLLVPAVILAVISVGLTVTGPRLLGHATDLVFAGLLSSRLPAGTTKAEAIARLRAEGHGTQADLLASVDVTPGKGMDFTAIGMVLLAVLIVYLVATACAVAQARLVNKALQRMLSDLRAEVQAKITRLPLRYFDRSQRGEVLSRVTNDIDNLGQTLQQSFSQILASVLTIIGVLAMMIWISPLLALIAVVTVPVSIFVTARVGKLAQPQFVQQWKTTGQLNGHIEEMYTGHMLVRAFGRQDEAAEIFREHNERLYEASWRAQSISGLMQPAMMFIGNLNYVLVAVVGGLRVASGSLSIGDVQAFIQYSRQFSQPLTQLASMANMAQSGVASAERVFDLLDAAEQEPDPLVPAIPEQARGRVAFEHVSFRYEPDKPLIDDLSLVAEPGHTVAIVGPTGAGKTTLINLLMRFYEVTGGRITLDGADIAGMSRADLRSSIGMVLQDTWLFGGTIAENIAYGAEGATHEQVVEAARAAHVDRFVRTLPDGYDTVLDDEGVGVSGGEKQLITIARAFLAEPLILVLDEATSSVDTRTEVLIQRAMSRLRHGRTAFVIAHRLSTIRDADTILVMENGAIVEQGDHASLLAADGAYARLYQAQFAQAVAEAG, from the coding sequence ATGACGCGCCCACCGGCGGGTGGACCCCGCCCGATGGCCGGCCCCGCCCGTTTCATGGGCGGCGGCGGAGAGAAGGCCGGCGACTTCGCCGCCTCGACCAGGCGGCTGTTCGGGCTGCTGAGCCGCCAGCGGGGCCTGCTGGTGCCCGCGGTCATCCTTGCCGTGATCAGCGTCGGCCTCACCGTCACCGGGCCACGGCTGCTTGGGCACGCCACCGACCTGGTGTTCGCCGGCCTGCTCAGCTCGCGGCTGCCCGCGGGCACGACGAAGGCCGAGGCGATCGCGCGGCTGCGGGCCGAGGGGCACGGTACCCAGGCCGACCTGCTCGCGTCCGTCGACGTGACCCCCGGGAAGGGAATGGACTTCACGGCGATCGGGATGGTGCTGCTGGCCGTGCTGATCGTCTACCTGGTCGCCACGGCCTGCGCCGTCGCGCAGGCCCGCCTGGTGAACAAGGCCCTGCAACGCATGCTGAGCGACCTGCGGGCCGAGGTGCAGGCGAAGATCACTCGGCTGCCGCTGCGGTACTTCGACCGCAGCCAGCGCGGCGAGGTGCTCAGCCGGGTCACCAACGACATCGACAACCTGGGCCAGACCCTGCAGCAGAGCTTCTCCCAGATCCTCGCCTCGGTGCTGACCATCATCGGCGTGCTGGCGATGATGATCTGGATCTCCCCGCTGCTCGCGCTGATCGCGGTCGTCACCGTCCCGGTGTCGATCTTCGTTACCGCTCGGGTCGGCAAGCTCGCCCAACCGCAGTTCGTGCAGCAGTGGAAGACGACCGGGCAGCTCAACGGTCACATCGAGGAGATGTACACCGGCCACATGCTGGTGCGGGCGTTCGGCCGGCAGGACGAGGCCGCCGAGATCTTCCGCGAGCACAACGAGCGGCTTTACGAGGCGAGCTGGCGGGCCCAGTCCATCTCCGGCCTCATGCAGCCGGCGATGATGTTCATCGGCAACCTGAACTACGTGCTGGTGGCGGTCGTAGGTGGCCTTCGGGTGGCCTCCGGGTCACTGTCCATCGGTGACGTCCAGGCGTTCATCCAGTACTCGCGGCAGTTCAGCCAGCCGCTGACGCAGCTGGCCAGCATGGCGAACATGGCGCAGTCCGGGGTCGCCTCGGCGGAGCGCGTCTTCGACCTGCTCGACGCCGCCGAGCAGGAGCCCGACCCGCTGGTGCCCGCCATACCGGAGCAGGCCCGCGGCCGGGTCGCGTTCGAGCACGTCTCCTTCCGCTACGAGCCGGACAAGCCGCTGATCGACGACCTGTCGCTCGTCGCCGAACCGGGCCACACCGTCGCCATCGTCGGCCCGACCGGCGCCGGCAAGACCACCCTCATCAACCTGCTGATGCGGTTCTACGAGGTCACCGGCGGGCGGATCACGCTGGACGGCGCGGACATCGCGGGGATGTCCCGGGCTGACCTGCGCTCCTCCATCGGCATGGTCCTGCAGGACACCTGGCTGTTCGGCGGGACGATCGCGGAGAACATCGCCTACGGCGCCGAGGGCGCCACCCACGAGCAGGTCGTCGAGGCGGCGCGCGCCGCGCACGTCGACCGGTTCGTGCGCACGCTGCCCGACGGCTACGACACCGTGCTCGACGACGAGGGCGTCGGCGTCAGCGGCGGCGAGAAGCAGCTCATCACGATCGCCCGCGCCTTCCTCGCCGAGCCGCTGATCCTCGTTCTCGACGAGGCGACCAGCTCCGTCGACACCCGGACGGAGGTCCTCATCCAGCGGGCCATGTCCCGGCTGCGCCACGGGCGCACCGCCTTCGTCATCGCCCACCGGCTGTCCACCATTCGTGACGCCGACACAATCCTCGTCATGGAGAACGGCGCGATCGTCGAACAGGGCGACCACGCCAGCCTGCTGGCGGCGGACGGGGCGTACGCCCGGCTCTACCAGGCCCAGTTCGCGCAGGCCGTCGCGGAGGCCGGGTGA
- a CDS encoding AlkA N-terminal domain-containing protein, translated as MRSLDGPDSAAPHRDPELCARAVRSRDARFDGWFFVAVTSTGIYCRPSCPARAPRVENMRFHPTAASAQRAGFRACKRCRPDASPGSPAWNHRADVVARAMRLIADGVVDRAGVPGLAARLGYSPRQLERQLLAELGAGPLALARAQRAQTARLLLETTTMSMGDVATAAGFRSIRAFNGTVREIFALAPGDLRRRALSGPAVPARAVPAAPAGGSADGSDLIATITVRLPFRAPLHPDSLFGHLVATAVPGVEEWRDGAYRRTLRTPHGHAIVALRPLPDHIACRLALSDMRDLGFVIARCRRLLDLDADPTAVDAHLRTDPHLAPLVARAPGRRIPRTVDPAELALRAVLGQQVTVAAARTHAGRLVRAAGQPIHDPDGGLTHLWPTVAELADGPAPAVPAGRRRAFTALVTALLSGEAELDEGGDWSRTRSALAGLPGIGPWTIETIAMRALGDPDAFVLEDLGVRRGAERIGLPATPAALLRRAAAWRPWRAYAVQYLWAALDHPINLMPPREGDHS; from the coding sequence ATGCGGAGCCTGGACGGTCCCGACTCGGCCGCGCCGCATCGTGATCCCGAGCTCTGCGCGCGTGCCGTGCGGTCCCGCGACGCCCGCTTCGACGGGTGGTTCTTCGTCGCGGTCACCTCCACCGGCATCTACTGCCGCCCCAGCTGCCCGGCGAGAGCGCCGCGGGTCGAGAACATGCGTTTCCACCCGACGGCGGCCTCAGCCCAGCGTGCCGGCTTCCGCGCCTGCAAGCGATGCCGGCCCGACGCGAGCCCCGGCTCGCCCGCCTGGAACCACCGCGCCGACGTGGTCGCCCGGGCCATGCGGCTGATCGCCGACGGCGTCGTCGACCGGGCCGGTGTGCCGGGGCTCGCCGCCCGGCTCGGGTACAGCCCCCGCCAGCTCGAGCGGCAGCTGCTGGCCGAGCTCGGTGCCGGCCCGCTCGCCCTCGCCCGCGCCCAGCGTGCGCAGACCGCCCGGCTGCTGCTGGAGACCACGACCATGAGCATGGGGGACGTCGCGACGGCCGCCGGGTTCCGCAGCATCCGCGCCTTCAACGGCACGGTGCGCGAGATCTTCGCCCTCGCCCCGGGCGATCTGCGGCGGCGGGCGCTGTCAGGCCCGGCTGTGCCTGCTCGGGCTGTGCCCGCGGCGCCGGCCGGTGGCTCGGCTGATGGTTCGGACCTCATTGCGACGATCACGGTCAGGCTGCCGTTCCGAGCCCCACTGCACCCGGACAGCCTGTTCGGGCATCTTGTCGCAACCGCGGTACCCGGCGTCGAGGAATGGCGGGACGGGGCCTACCGGCGGACTCTGCGGACCCCGCACGGGCACGCCATCGTCGCGTTGCGCCCGCTGCCCGACCACATCGCCTGCCGGCTCGCGCTCAGCGACATGCGGGATCTCGGTTTCGTCATCGCGCGCTGCCGCCGCCTGCTCGACCTGGACGCCGATCCGACGGCGGTCGACGCGCACCTGCGCACCGACCCGCACCTCGCCCCGCTCGTCGCGCGGGCCCCGGGACGGCGGATTCCCCGGACCGTCGATCCGGCCGAACTCGCGCTGCGCGCGGTCCTCGGGCAGCAGGTGACGGTCGCCGCGGCGCGCACCCACGCGGGCCGCCTCGTCCGGGCAGCCGGGCAGCCGATCCATGATCCGGATGGCGGCCTCACCCACCTGTGGCCGACGGTCGCCGAACTGGCGGACGGGCCGGCTCCGGCGGTGCCGGCCGGGCGCCGGCGGGCCTTCACGGCTCTGGTCACGGCGCTGCTTTCCGGGGAGGCCGAGCTCGACGAGGGCGGTGACTGGTCACGGACCCGATCGGCCCTGGCGGGCCTGCCTGGCATCGGCCCCTGGACGATTGAGACCATCGCCATGCGCGCGCTCGGTGACCCGGACGCATTCGTGCTCGAAGACCTGGGTGTACGGCGCGGGGCGGAACGGATCGGCCTGCCGGCCACCCCGGCCGCGCTGCTGCGGCGAGCCGCGGCCTGGCGCCCCTGGCGGGCGTACGCCGTCCAGTACCTCTGGGCGGCGCTGGACCATCCGATCAACCTGATGCCGCCGAGGGAAGGGGACCATTCGTGA
- a CDS encoding serine hydrolase domain-containing protein, which translates to MEPAEVGLDPAKLDEIADTAEQGKSTCLLVSRNGKIAGEWYFRGSAPSTPSAVYSVTKSLTSTLVGIAQDDGDLRLDDSAATWIPQWKGTESEAVTIRDLVSNDSGRQWSLKIDYEDLIRAPDKTAYAVALPQEKEPGQVWAYNNSAVQTLEEVLRTATGEEVTDFARERLFEPLGMDDSRMTTDAAGNTLTFMGLQSTCRDIARLGYLMLAHGNWNGEQIVSGDWVDAATGTSSTEMNAAYGYLWWLNREGVLAQPLAASDISAAADTTKKNGSLVPGAPADMFWAIGLGNQILQIDPGSGTVVVRLGTPGARPVPPTFGTAEAARVVTEALVG; encoded by the coding sequence GTGGAACCGGCCGAGGTCGGTCTCGACCCGGCAAAGCTCGACGAGATCGCCGACACCGCGGAGCAGGGCAAGTCAACCTGTTTACTGGTATCCCGAAACGGGAAAATCGCTGGCGAATGGTACTTTCGGGGCAGCGCGCCGAGCACTCCCAGCGCGGTGTATTCCGTGACCAAATCGCTCACCTCCACGCTGGTCGGCATCGCCCAGGACGACGGTGACCTGCGGCTGGACGACTCCGCCGCCACCTGGATCCCCCAGTGGAAGGGCACGGAGTCCGAAGCCGTGACCATCCGTGACCTGGTCAGCAACGACTCGGGCCGGCAGTGGAGCCTGAAGATCGACTATGAGGACCTGATCCGGGCCCCGGACAAGACCGCGTACGCCGTGGCGCTGCCGCAGGAGAAGGAGCCCGGGCAGGTCTGGGCCTACAACAACTCGGCCGTCCAGACGCTCGAGGAGGTGCTGCGCACGGCCACCGGCGAGGAGGTGACCGACTTCGCCCGTGAGCGGCTCTTCGAGCCGCTCGGCATGGACGACAGCCGGATGACGACCGACGCGGCCGGCAACACCCTGACCTTCATGGGGCTGCAGTCGACCTGCCGTGACATCGCCAGGCTTGGGTATCTTATGTTGGCGCATGGAAACTGGAACGGCGAGCAGATTGTCTCCGGCGACTGGGTCGATGCGGCCACCGGCACCTCGTCGACGGAGATGAACGCAGCCTACGGATATCTTTGGTGGCTCAATCGCGAAGGTGTTCTCGCCCAGCCGCTCGCGGCTTCCGACATTTCCGCCGCAGCCGATACGACAAAGAAGAACGGTAGTCTCGTGCCGGGCGCCCCTGCGGACATGTTCTGGGCAATCGGGCTCGGGAACCAGATCCTGCAGATCGATCCGGGGTCGGGAACAGTCGTGGTGCGGCTGGGTACGCCCGGGGCCCGACCAGTACCGCCGACATTCGGCACCGCGGAAGCGGCCCGGGTCGTGACCGAAGCACTTGTCGGCTGA
- a CDS encoding bifunctional NAD(P)/FAD-dependent oxidoreductase/class I SAM-dependent methyltransferase, with amino-acid sequence MDATYDVVIVGGGPAGLSAGLTLARARRAVLVVDAGDPRNAPATQVHTYLGREGTPPGELLAIGRGEVISYGGEVVTSPVVSAERVDEGGEPGFRVVLSDRRAVRARRLILATGLVDELPPVPGVAQRWGRDVVHCPYCHGWEIRDQTIGILATGPLAVHQALLWRQWSRDILLFTHTAPALGAEDAERLSARGVTVVDGEVGALEVVDDRLAGARLLSGRLVQCQAVAVQARMNARADLAAGLGLGTVDLRMGDHVVGSHIEADPTGRTAVPGVWVAGNVTDLRAPVLVAAAAGLNTAAAVNADLIEQDTASAVVARRQGLRHGGSQANGSGHEHRHDHGDHDHDHDHGHGHGHGHGHGHSDHDWESEFSEEAWDERYRARPKIWSGRPNPVLVTEVAELPAGTALDAGSGEGGDVFWLAARGWKVTGADLSTLALSRAAATAEELGHDITWLHIDLSEHEAPGTFDLVTAHYLHLPPARRPALFAHLAAAVAPGGTLLVVGHDLNDLGIPTPRPGVADTGWTAADVAASLGAGWAVEVAERRPRRLTAPDGREIDAHDVVLRARRAASPARPLPVAGP; translated from the coding sequence ATGGACGCGACGTACGACGTGGTGATCGTGGGCGGGGGCCCGGCTGGTCTGAGCGCGGGGCTCACCCTCGCGCGGGCGCGCCGGGCGGTGCTCGTGGTCGACGCGGGTGATCCGCGAAACGCCCCCGCGACACAGGTCCACACCTACCTGGGCCGGGAAGGCACGCCACCGGGGGAGCTGCTGGCCATCGGCCGCGGGGAGGTCATCAGCTACGGCGGCGAGGTCGTGACCTCGCCTGTGGTCTCCGCTGAACGGGTGGACGAGGGCGGCGAGCCCGGCTTCCGGGTGGTGCTGTCCGACCGGCGGGCCGTTCGGGCCCGGCGCCTGATCCTGGCCACCGGCCTGGTCGATGAGCTGCCGCCGGTGCCCGGGGTGGCGCAGCGGTGGGGGCGCGACGTCGTGCACTGCCCGTACTGCCATGGCTGGGAGATCCGCGACCAGACGATCGGGATCCTGGCGACCGGTCCGCTGGCCGTGCACCAGGCCCTGCTGTGGCGCCAGTGGAGCCGGGACATCCTGCTGTTCACCCACACCGCACCCGCTCTCGGCGCCGAGGACGCCGAACGGCTGTCGGCCAGAGGCGTGACCGTCGTGGACGGCGAGGTCGGGGCGCTGGAGGTGGTCGACGACCGGCTGGCGGGTGCCCGGCTGCTGTCCGGACGTCTCGTGCAGTGCCAGGCGGTAGCCGTGCAGGCGCGGATGAACGCGCGGGCGGACCTGGCTGCTGGTCTGGGGCTGGGGACCGTCGACCTGCGAATGGGTGATCATGTGGTGGGCAGCCACATCGAGGCCGACCCGACCGGCAGGACAGCGGTGCCCGGTGTGTGGGTGGCGGGCAACGTCACGGACCTGCGGGCGCCAGTTCTGGTGGCCGCGGCGGCGGGCCTCAACACCGCGGCCGCCGTGAACGCCGATCTGATCGAGCAGGACACGGCCAGCGCGGTGGTCGCCCGCCGACAGGGGCTCCGCCACGGCGGCAGCCAGGCGAACGGTTCCGGCCACGAGCACCGCCATGATCATGGCGACCACGACCACGACCACGACCATGGCCATGGCCATGGCCACGGCCACGGGCACGGGCACAGCGATCACGACTGGGAGAGCGAGTTCAGCGAGGAGGCCTGGGATGAGCGGTACCGGGCCCGGCCGAAGATCTGGAGCGGCCGGCCGAATCCGGTGCTGGTCACCGAGGTCGCCGAGCTGCCCGCGGGCACCGCGCTCGATGCCGGGTCCGGGGAGGGCGGGGACGTGTTCTGGCTGGCCGCCCGTGGCTGGAAGGTGACCGGCGCCGACCTGTCGACCCTGGCGCTGAGCCGCGCGGCCGCGACGGCCGAGGAGCTCGGGCATGACATCACCTGGCTGCACATCGACCTGTCGGAGCACGAAGCGCCGGGGACGTTCGACCTGGTCACCGCGCACTACCTGCATCTGCCACCGGCCCGTCGCCCGGCGCTGTTCGCCCACCTCGCGGCGGCCGTCGCGCCCGGTGGAACGCTGCTGGTCGTCGGCCACGACCTGAACGACCTCGGTATCCCGACACCTCGCCCCGGGGTGGCGGACACGGGCTGGACCGCCGCCGATGTCGCCGCCTCGCTGGGCGCGGGCTGGGCCGTCGAGGTCGCGGAGCGCCGGCCACGGCGCCTCACCGCCCCGGACGGGCGGGAGATCGATGCCCACGACGTCGTCCTGCGGGCCCGCCGCGCTGCTTCGCCCGCCCGCCCGCTGCCGGTGGCGGGCCCCTGA
- a CDS encoding methylated-DNA--[protein]-cysteine S-methyltransferase, which produces MSPARASRPNVSGRIHTVVDSPIGPITLVGRDGAIVGLFMDGGRHVPDPAWFGDRDDSAFAAAADQLAEYFAGRRTTFDLPLRPAGTEFQREVWSALRDIPYAQTISYGELARRIGQPRASRAVGLANGRNPISIIVPCHRVIGANGSLTGYGGGLERKRHLLALEQRSAGISLL; this is translated from the coding sequence ATGTCTCCGGCCAGGGCTTCGCGGCCGAACGTCTCCGGGCGCATCCATACCGTCGTGGACAGCCCGATCGGTCCGATCACCCTGGTGGGCCGGGACGGCGCGATCGTCGGCCTCTTCATGGACGGCGGGCGTCACGTGCCCGACCCGGCCTGGTTCGGCGACCGGGACGACTCCGCGTTCGCAGCGGCGGCCGATCAGCTCGCCGAGTACTTCGCCGGCCGGCGGACGACCTTCGACCTGCCGCTGCGGCCAGCCGGTACGGAGTTCCAACGGGAGGTGTGGTCGGCACTGCGCGACATCCCGTACGCCCAGACCATCTCCTACGGGGAGCTCGCCCGCAGGATCGGCCAGCCGCGGGCGTCCCGCGCTGTCGGGCTCGCCAACGGCAGGAATCCGATCAGCATCATCGTGCCCTGCCATCGAGTGATCGGCGCGAACGGCAGCCTGACCGGGTACGGCGGTGGCCTGGAACGCAAGCGCCATCTGCTGGCCCTGGAACAGCGGTCCGCAGGCATCTCGCTCCTTTAG
- the lysS gene encoding lysine--tRNA ligase → MATDEFTAGPRSGYRTDSVTAAAGAAEDGEVVRLAGRVVLWRRMGGLIFGHIQDRAGRVQVSLSRDELGVDTFQEWARAVKIGDFVGVTGKLYTTRRGERTVGASELVVLNRTVRALPDKWLGLSNVEARLRRRYLDLLVNNDSRERFRIRARTISRIRRFLDDNDFLEVETPMLQEAASGAAARPFITHHNALGEDFYLRISPETFLKRVVVGSLDRVYELGRNFRNEGMDPSHLQEFTMLEWYAAYWDYRDNMRFVREMILAVLDDVFGSRTVTYGGVKLDFGAEWPELDYRAEVARHSGIDLTVVRDLPTLRARIAELGLEVDDAASYAGLVDLLYKKTVRPHLIQPCFLLHHPAELVPLARRSDSDPSQLDMFQVVVNGWELVKAYSELVDPVEQRRRLEEQAELRAAGDDETMMLEEDFIEAMEYGMPPMSGLGIGIDRLIALLTDAPTLREVVLFPLMRDSRRGRTDPTATGADDSADGDDSADGKDSAASAETVGSADIAGASVEAADPV, encoded by the coding sequence ATGGCGACGGACGAGTTCACAGCCGGTCCCCGTTCCGGGTATCGCACCGACTCGGTGACCGCCGCCGCCGGCGCCGCCGAGGACGGCGAGGTCGTTCGCCTCGCCGGCCGTGTCGTGCTGTGGCGGCGGATGGGCGGCCTGATCTTCGGGCACATTCAGGACCGTGCCGGGCGTGTCCAGGTCTCGCTCTCGCGTGACGAACTGGGCGTCGACACCTTCCAGGAATGGGCCCGTGCCGTCAAGATCGGCGATTTCGTCGGCGTCACCGGGAAGCTTTACACCACCCGCCGCGGCGAGCGGACGGTCGGCGCGTCCGAACTCGTCGTGCTGAACCGGACGGTGCGCGCTCTGCCGGACAAGTGGCTGGGCCTGTCGAACGTCGAAGCCCGGCTACGGCGTCGCTACCTCGACCTGCTGGTGAACAACGACTCCCGGGAACGGTTCCGCATCCGGGCCCGGACCATCTCCCGCATCCGTCGTTTCCTCGACGACAACGATTTTCTCGAGGTCGAGACGCCGATGCTGCAGGAGGCCGCCTCCGGAGCCGCCGCCCGGCCGTTCATCACACATCACAACGCCCTGGGCGAGGACTTCTACCTGCGTATCTCACCGGAGACGTTCCTCAAGCGGGTCGTCGTCGGTTCGCTGGACCGCGTGTACGAGCTCGGCCGGAACTTCCGCAACGAGGGCATGGACCCCTCGCACCTGCAGGAGTTCACGATGCTCGAGTGGTACGCGGCCTACTGGGACTACCGCGACAACATGCGGTTCGTCCGGGAGATGATCCTCGCTGTTCTCGACGACGTCTTCGGGTCCCGGACGGTCACCTACGGCGGGGTGAAGCTCGACTTCGGCGCCGAATGGCCGGAGCTGGACTACCGCGCCGAGGTCGCCCGGCACAGCGGCATCGACCTTACGGTCGTTCGTGATCTGCCGACGCTGCGCGCGCGGATCGCCGAGCTCGGCCTCGAGGTCGACGACGCGGCCTCCTACGCGGGGCTCGTCGACCTGCTCTACAAGAAGACCGTCCGCCCACATCTGATCCAGCCGTGTTTCCTGCTGCACCACCCGGCGGAGCTGGTCCCGCTGGCCAGGCGGAGCGACTCCGATCCGTCCCAGCTGGACATGTTCCAGGTGGTGGTCAACGGCTGGGAGCTGGTGAAGGCCTACTCGGAGCTGGTTGACCCGGTCGAGCAGCGCCGCAGGCTGGAGGAACAGGCCGAGCTGCGCGCGGCCGGCGACGACGAGACGATGATGCTCGAAGAGGACTTCATCGAGGCGATGGAGTACGGCATGCCGCCGATGTCGGGGCTCGGCATCGGCATCGACCGGCTCATCGCCCTTCTCACCGACGCCCCGACGCTGCGAGAGGTGGTCCTCTTCCCACTGATGCGCGACTCGCGCCGAGGCCGGACCGATCCGACCGCGACCGGCGCGGACGACTCCGCCGACGGGGATGACTCCGCTGACGGGAAGGACTCCGCCGCCTCGGCTGAAACCGTTGGCTCGGCTGACATCGCGGGTGCGTCCGTCGAGGCGGCGGATCCGGTCTAG
- a CDS encoding ABC transporter ATP-binding protein encodes MLVRLLRSHLAPYRRPVSLLVALQFTATLAMLYLPTLNADIIDNGVVPGDTGYIFRLGGLMLGVTLVQAACSAAAVLFGARTSMGIGRDLRASVFARVQSFSAREVGRFGAPSLITRATNDVQQVQMVVLMAFTMMISAPIMCLGGIALAVHQDAKLSLLLVVIVPVLTTTVVLIVRRMAPLGRRMQDRLDEVNRILREQITGLRVIRAFVRDGHEKRRFATANTELTDVSLRIGRLMALMFPLVMAVVNVSSIAVIWFGAHRIASGGMEVGALTAFLSYLMQILMAVMMATFMFAMLPRAEVCAERIQEVLDTQSTLVPPVQPVRELAGRGELELRDVGFRYPGAEEPVLRGVDITARQGQTVAIIGSTGSGKSTLLGLVPRLSDVSEGAVLIDGVDVRELDPALLARVVGLVPQKPYLFTGTIASNLRYGNPEATDDDLWWALDIAQAREFVTAMPDGLATRVAQGGTNVSGGQRQRLAIARALVRRPEIYLFDDSFSALDYATDARLRAALARETADATKLIVAQRVATIRDADQIIVLEDGEIVGTGTHHELLAENPTYQEIVFSQLTEEEAAA; translated from the coding sequence ATGCTTGTCAGACTTCTGCGGAGTCACCTCGCCCCCTACCGGCGGCCGGTGTCCCTGCTGGTGGCGCTGCAGTTCACGGCCACGCTGGCCATGCTCTACCTGCCGACGCTGAACGCGGACATCATCGACAACGGGGTCGTCCCGGGCGATACCGGCTACATCTTCCGCCTCGGTGGGCTGATGCTCGGGGTGACGCTGGTGCAGGCCGCCTGCTCGGCCGCCGCGGTCCTGTTCGGCGCTCGCACCTCCATGGGCATCGGCCGAGACCTCCGCGCCTCCGTGTTCGCCCGGGTCCAGTCCTTCTCGGCCCGCGAGGTCGGGCGGTTCGGGGCACCGTCGCTCATCACCCGGGCGACGAACGACGTCCAGCAGGTCCAGATGGTCGTGCTGATGGCGTTCACCATGATGATCTCGGCCCCGATCATGTGCCTGGGCGGGATCGCGCTGGCCGTGCACCAGGACGCCAAGCTCTCGCTGCTCCTCGTCGTGATCGTGCCGGTGCTGACGACGACGGTCGTCCTGATCGTCCGGCGGATGGCGCCGCTCGGCCGCCGCATGCAGGACCGCCTCGACGAGGTGAACCGGATCCTGCGCGAGCAGATCACCGGCCTGCGGGTGATCCGCGCCTTCGTGCGGGACGGGCACGAGAAGCGGCGTTTCGCCACCGCCAACACCGAGCTCACCGACGTCTCGCTGCGCATCGGGCGCCTCATGGCGCTGATGTTCCCGCTGGTCATGGCGGTGGTGAACGTCTCCAGCATCGCGGTCATCTGGTTCGGCGCGCACCGCATCGCCAGCGGCGGCATGGAGGTCGGCGCACTGACCGCGTTCCTCAGCTATCTGATGCAGATCCTGATGGCGGTGATGATGGCGACCTTCATGTTCGCGATGCTCCCGCGGGCCGAGGTGTGCGCGGAGCGCATCCAGGAGGTCCTGGACACACAGTCCACGCTCGTCCCGCCCGTGCAGCCCGTGCGGGAGCTGGCCGGGCGCGGCGAGCTGGAACTGCGTGACGTCGGCTTCCGCTACCCGGGCGCCGAGGAGCCGGTGCTGCGCGGAGTCGACATCACGGCCCGCCAGGGGCAGACCGTGGCGATCATCGGCAGCACCGGCAGCGGTAAGTCCACCCTGCTCGGCCTCGTCCCCAGGCTGTCGGACGTCTCCGAGGGCGCCGTCCTGATCGACGGGGTGGACGTCCGCGAGCTCGACCCGGCGCTGCTGGCCCGGGTGGTCGGGCTCGTCCCGCAGAAGCCCTATCTGTTCACCGGCACGATCGCGTCGAACCTGCGCTACGGCAACCCGGAGGCCACCGACGACGACCTGTGGTGGGCGCTCGACATCGCGCAGGCCCGGGAGTTCGTCACCGCGATGCCGGACGGCCTGGCGACCCGGGTCGCCCAGGGCGGCACCAATGTCTCCGGCGGTCAGCGCCAGCGCCTCGCGATCGCCCGGGCGCTGGTCCGGCGCCCGGAGATCTACCTGTTCGACGACTCGTTCTCGGCGCTGGACTATGCCACCGACGCCCGGCTGCGGGCCGCGCTGGCCCGGGAGACCGCCGACGCCACGAAACTGATCGTCGCCCAGCGGGTGGCGACCATCCGGGACGCCGACCAGATCATCGTCCTGGAGGACGGCGAGATTGTCGGTACCGGGACCCATCATGAGCTCCTGGCCGAGAACCCGACCTACCAGGAGATCGTCTTCTCGCAGCTGACCGAGGAGGAAGCGGCGGCATGA